A window from Leptidea sinapis chromosome 11, ilLepSina1.1, whole genome shotgun sequence encodes these proteins:
- the LOC126966934 gene encoding TAR DNA-binding protein 43-like, translating into MSFEYLPVAEDENEEPIELPLEEDGTLMLSTVSAQFPGCCGLKYRHPESKTFRGIRLRDGRLYPPPEGWGNHLFICSFPKEHKRKSGECTENLLLKNKRNDNLCSDLIVLGLPWKATEQTVREYFEKFGEVLMAQLKRDPKTGMSKGFAFIRFASYASQMRVLAQRHMIDGRWCDVRIPNSKEGSVTSMPCKVFVGRCTEDLSANDLRDYFSQFGEVTDVFIPKPFRAFSFITFLDPEVAQSLCGQDHIIKGVSVNVSNASPKQNKSNLAQRNLPSRSYEEHQHNSNNNNSWSSRSIDMVNMQALGISGQHGQTAVAGGAGQGQGGSMPLGMSGLPVNQALVAAALNQAGWGLINNIPSGGSEQGAFAGPASTAPPAPPNFLSWMQQGNSAQGPSSQWGQRHQSQGHSV; encoded by the coding sequence ATGTCATTCGAGTACTTGCCCGTGGCTGAAGATGAAAATGAAGAACCCATAGAACTTCCACTCGAAGAAGACGGGACTTTGATGTTATCGACTGTGTCTGCGCAATTTCCAGGTTGCTGCGGCTTAAAGTATCGTCACCCTGAAAGTAAAACTTTTAGAGGCATTAGATTGCGAGATGGTAGACTTTATCCACCACCAGAAGGATGgggtaatcatttatttatttgtagtttCCCCAAGGAACATAAAAGAAAATCGGGTGAATGTACTGAGAATTTATTGcttaaaaataaacgaaatgATAACTTGTGTTCTGATTTAATTGTATTAGGATTACCTTGGAAAGCAACAGAACAAACTGTTcgtgaatattttgaaaaatttggAGAAGTTCTAATGGCACAGCTTAAACGTGATCCAAAGACTGGCATGTCTAAGGGATTTGCCTTCATACGATTTGCATCATATGCATCTCAAATGAGAGTGTTAGCTCAGAGACACATGATAGATGGTCGTTGGTGTGATGTTCGAATACCTAACTCAAAGGAAGGTTCTGTTACATCCATGCCTTGTAAAGTTTTTGTGGGCAGGTGCACTGAAGATCTATCAGCTAATGACCTCAGAGATTACTTTTCTCAGTTTGGTGAGGTGACTGATGTGTTTATACCTAAACCATTTAGAGCATTCAGTTTTATAACATTTCTGGATCCTGAGGTTGCACAGAGCTTATGTGGCCAAGATCATATCATCAAGGGAGTTTCTGTTAATGTTTCTAATGCATCTCCTAAACAAAACAAGAGCAACTTGGCTCAAAGAAATTTGCCCAGTCGGAGCTATGAAGAACACCAacataattcaaataataacaattCTTGGAGCAGCAGGAGCATTGACATGGTAAATATGCAAGCTTTGGGAATATCTGGCCAGCATGGCCAAACTGCAGTTGCTGGTGGTGCGGGTCAGGGGCAAGGTGGCAGCATGCCTCTGGGTATGAGTGGGCTGCCAGTCAATCAGGCATTAGTAGCAGCAGCTCTCAATCAGGCTGGTTGGGGCTTGATCAATAATATCCCATCAGGTGGCTCTGAACAAGGAGCATTTGCAGGGCCAGCATCAACTGCACCACCAGCTCCACCCAACTTCCTCTCTTGGATGCAACAAGGTAACTCTGCTCAGGGACCGTCTAGTCAATGGGGACAGAGGCACCAGTCCCAAGGCCACTCAGTTTGA